A region from the Acipenser ruthenus chromosome 13, fAciRut3.2 maternal haplotype, whole genome shotgun sequence genome encodes:
- the LOC117417679 gene encoding interleukin-21 receptor-like, with the protein MTVADLQSEKPDLTCLNNYLQTVSCTLTVSKWRNSEEENATVIVEFKDLYTDDDPPVQCTLVKEAEHFGRVSYSCSLDFEENIISDDKYQISLQRQFNGTTENTVADTDYKPSLHIKPLRPVNLSFTLSSNQYNFTWDTGYPDHHYLDDHLQFELSYRKKEDPMHSEENALSRANSMRFIDLKASFLEADTVYVAKVRSAPNNISYTGHWSEWSQPVEWKTGVLAKKKSDIIVIIGSIVIPLLLAAVILVSLYFNLPTRFKCVLFTKIPTPEPFFQPLYSNHKGNFRNWLSHQGDPLRKEEELTFDSLVQTKQAKTEDSFFLCTQEEVLNHITYIKPIYHEWSCPAKHGNGDDSKGTQEVASDIASSPLAALPKSLQSYDEMFSALSLDLAGVTDSDSGCDDMTRSPDSSWQQATFSFELPPEPESLCYSDDYCTLSDTNNGLIPTKMIRQVVKSAQSPTDSCPLAAESGDDSSDPQDSQNEYNPEYDSYSECLTDSSFSPHSSSRKGSSAL; encoded by the exons AAAAACCTGACCTCACGTGTCTGAATAATTACTTACAAACCGTGAGCTGTACACTCACAGTCAGCAAATGGAGGAATTCTGAAGAGGAGAATGCTACCGTCATTGTAGAATTTAAAGA CTTGTATACAGATGATGATCCGCCTGTGCAATGCACTCTTGTGAAAGAAGCTGAACATTTTGGCAGAGTAAGCTACAGCTGCTCACTGGACTTCGAGGAGAACATCATTAGCGATGACAAATATCAAATCAGCCTTCAGAGACAATTCAACGGCACAACAGAAAATACAGTGGCAGATACAGATTATAAACCATCACTGCACA TTAAACCTCTTCGTCCGGTCAATCTGTCTTTCACTTTGAGCTCAAATCAGTATAACTTCACCTGGGATACAGGCTACCCTGATCATCATTATCTGGACGATCACCTGCAGTTTGAATTGTCatacagaaagaaagaagacCCAATGCACTCCGAG GAAAATGCATTGTCCCGTGCTAATAGCATGAGGTTTATAGATCTGAAAGCATCCTTTCTTGAAGCAGACACTGTCTACGTTGCGAAAGTCCGCTCCGCACCCAACAATATCAGTTACACAGGACACTGGAGTGAGTGGAGCCAGCCGGTGGAGTGGAAGACAG gtGTCCTCGCAAAAAAGAAGTCAGATATTATAGTAATCATCGGGTCGATTGTCATACCTTTATTACTGGCAGCTGTCATACTGGTGTCTCTGTACTTCAATCTCCCAACAAG GTTTAAATGTGTGCTGTTCACAAAGATACCAACACCAGAACCATTCTTCCAGCCTCTCTACAGCAACCACAAAGGGAATTTCAGG AACTGGCTCAGTCATCAGGGGGATCCACTGAGGAAAGAAGAAGAGCTGACATTTGACAGCCTCGTGCAGACCAAGCAGGCAAAGACTGAAGACAGCTTCTTCCTGTGCACTCAGGAAGAGGTCCTCAATCACATCACTTACATCAAGCCAATCTACCATGAGTGGAGCTGCCCGGCTAAGCACGGTAACGGTGATGACAGCAAGGGGACCCAGGAGGTTGCCTCTGACATCGCGAGTAGCCCCCTCGCGGCACTGCCTAAGTCCTTACAGAGTTACGATGAGATGTTTAGCGCGCTCTCCTTGGATCTGGCAGGAGTCACCGACAGTGATTCCGGGTGTGACGATATGACAAGGAGTCCAGACAGCAGCTGGCAGCAAGCCACCTTTTCGTTTGAGCTGCCCCCTGAACCAGAGAGCCTGTGCTACAGCGATGATTACTGCACACTCTCGGACACCAACAATGGACTGATCCCCACCAAAATGATTCGGCAGGTGGTGAAGAGCGCGCAGAGCCCGACTGACAGCTGCCCCCTGGCTGCAGAGTCCGGAGACGACAGCAGCGACCCGCAGGATTCCCAGAACGAATACAACCCCGAATACGATTCCTACAGCGAATGCCTGACAGACTCCAGCTTCTCCCCTCACAGCTCTTCCCGGAAGGGCTCCTCAGCTCTGTAA